tagaCAGTAGCTACAGTGGTCATCCATAGTGCAGACCTATGATCAGTAGGTTGGTTTACGATCCATGGAACCCCTCTGTAGATCAGGGGTACCAAAAATTATTCTTTGACGAAAACAAAGGATGTGCAGTATGATCTACGGATCGTAGTCCACAATCATGGTTTAACACTTAGTAAAAGTTAATAAATGCCTCCATCTACAGACCTGATCTACGGCTCGTAGATTAACTTACGATCCATAGATGGGGTCTGTGCAAGGTCTCAAACATTTGCTAATTTGAAGCCCAAACTGGAGTCATTTGTAATAATTTCCTAGCATAAACATGCATTAAACATCACTCATTCTATTTTGTCATTCCAAAGATTCCATAACgcaattttatcattatttagcACAAGATTCGGAACCCTAAGTCAAAACTTACCTATAGACTATTTTTCACTGTTTTTATAAACTATAACGACACAAAATCACTATCCATTGTTCCAAggttttttcttataatttatcatgtatttacataaaatcaactacccAAGGTCAAGACTCGACTCTGactttttatcatatattaatgAATTGAAATTCATAGTGAGGGGAAAGTCTATTACCTTTAAAGCAACACGTGTGGAGTAATTGTGTGATGACacttgatacgctcaaattacacttccCTAAAAAGTACAAGCGTTCCTATGAAATAAAGAACCCAgctattaggttggggtcgatgcCACGATGAAAATGATTTAGCCATAACTTTAATCTACAATTACCTCTATTTAGTCAACTCCTGCGCGAACACTAGTAATTAAATGGGGGGTTTTGTAAAATAAGAGTATTATAATATTGCGAAATTAAACAAGTAGATAGAGTGAATTATTGGTGTTTATAATTATGTGAGAGAATTAGGGTGTAAGTgatccccataggttcataatgcCAAAATCCTAGATACAACCATTTTTCGCTAGTGTTTTTCATGCAAAATGATTACTTATGTATGTCTAAATTTTTGGTCGGGTATTTAAAGAATTTCACCCTTACCTTGGTCCGTCTATGTGTGTCtaagttactaacccttacctttacttcatattaaacATCTTCGATATATGACTTAGTTACTAATTTGCACCAATCAAaactagactattagatagtatccacttaatctatgttgataattcttttcctattaactatcTCGTTGGTCTGGCAAGTGGCAATAAGGCGACTTATAACGTGTGCACTCTTTAagaagacttctaaacgaaagaattatcgatGCATGCGATAATCCAATTGACAATTGTTATTTTGctaggtttattttgttaatcacccatggttcccacaccctagttgtggatttagttacccattgtttgaagaacacaattcataatgtataaataataaatcatgaacttactatGAAGAAAATCCATAAATTTAACTTGAAGTCACACAATTATATTAAAAACCCAATCCAGAAATATGAATTAATGCCcaagttgcaaaaacaaatctccaagaacaaaagtatgaaattagtaaaagaatccaacctaaaaaaaaattcaccctatttataataaaacagAGTCCTTAGTTAAAagtaattaatataatgaaagTTTGTCCAAAACACGACTTCAATCGATGACCCCACAAATGGTTTGACGATCAAACGACGGACTGTCGACTGCCGTTGTTGGTCCATACATAGCATCTTTTATCAGCGTTCACTTTGCATCTTCTCTTATCCAATCGACGGACGAATAAAACGATCTGTCGATTCAACTATTGTCCGCCGATGCTTTTCATCGTTCCATACTTAGCTTTATTTAACATCGGGTACTGAGATATTCTCTGATCACATCGATGTTTTACCAGGATGGTCCGTTGAGATCTTTCCGTAGTTCCACACTTAGTCTGAATTTTCCGAGTTGTTTCCAGATGCCTGAGCCTCCAATCGCCGGTCACCACCTAGTTGGTACTTGTCTCCATAGGCTTGCGCTTATTTTCATATCTTAAGTTCATCatattagactcttaggataatgataggactttcttggcttgtaacgtaggctcagggtcagTAATGGTACATATAGGTACATTTTTAGTGACTTGTTGTCCTCCTCGACATTACGACTAAGCGTCCTAcctctttcatttatttattatgccTTATTCTTCTTGTCATCTTTGCCTTATTTACATTACGACTAAGCATCCTACCTCTTCTCTTGCTAACTGTCCCTTTTCTTTTCCACATTACTCTTTTTTATACCCACTTTTCGGGTCatcactcataatagccaccctcaacttatggctttgccatgagtcaaggtataCATTTCTTAAGGTTGGGTCAGAGACAAGATGAGGTCAAtttcaacttatgcttttggcctaTGTTGAGGTGTACATGTCATTATACCCAGGGAAGTTGAgttggtaaagaaaagaaaggtatATTATAGGATCaaaatatttggataaaaaaggcATTACGATTCATTCGGCTCACTTCATGTTAGGCTAGATATTTTCTAatttgaataagggcctatgatcctttactaattgtattacacagattCCTTTTGCAGGACAAACCGGGCAATTTCTATCTAGGTACCAATAGGGGAACAATGAAATCTTCTCACACTCTCTTTACACCTCATTACATTATTCGATTATTGATCACCTAGTTTGACTGTTATAGTGAGGATCATTCATTGGGTGCATCTGTATGTCATGATTAGTGCCAACATTCAACATTCAGTAAACCTATTCATGTAAGCACATTCTTAGAATggaatatcatttatatttagcCACCATGCTTATTTTCactttcatactttgtacaagttacTCCACAAGTCGGTTCAACAGTAAAATAATTAGTCTCCTGGGCAAAGAACACAGGAAAAAAATCCACCAAcagaggatcgtgagttgggctactcagacttcaccctagcactcactttccatttaccccaccctcAAGATAACAAACTTtaaattgtccccaatgcataagaaatttaaataaatggtggtaggtgaagcaaacctgacgCCATAGAGCGGAAGATCAACAAGAAAGTGGGTCTAGTTTCCCAAAACATGCACCCTCGGTAAGGACACCCTCTGTAGTGCCTAGAGCAGTATATTCACCCTCTATGGTGTCTTCTTAATAACCTCCTCTTCGGAGCCATATGCCCCAACAACCCACATTCTAGAACTCATAAGACAGGCCTCCTCATCAATAAATGAAgctctccttgcagcctccaAATACTTCCTTAGACTAGACAAAACCTACTGAAGATTAGTCAGATCAATGGTCGGGTCTGGGTGTGCTAGAATTCGCAGCTCAAATGCATCTAGGCACTAGTGGCCTACCTTAATCTTCCATTTCGTATCCTAAGCCACCTTCTCCTTAATCCGATCCTCAGCCATGGCAATGAATTTCAGCATCCAAGGCTTGATATGATGCAGCATGGTAGCCATCTGGGCCCCAAGCTTATGTAGCAATCAGTACAAGTGTTATTGATTGTGGAATAGACTGGGAGAAACTAGGTAACCTACGAGTTCTAGGTGTAGACTCGGCTGGGGTGGTATCGGTAGGCTCTAAAGTAGGAGGATCATCCCCTTGGGATCGCTCTACTATATCCGCCAAGTTCTCACTCAACGGCTGCAAATAAACTCTGGGCCCTCGTCGTTGTGCCGCCATATTGGCCTCATCCCTAATGAGACCGATATCCATAATTTCGGTCGGAGTACGAAGGAAATCACAGTGCCAAATGGGCAATCCACCATCCCTGCATAACTAGATAATCATGTAGGCGAACGGGTAAGTGGTATAggccttaaaagccctctcatgTATCAAAGAGATTAACACCCTCGCGAAGTCAATCTCAAACTTGGCTACAAGAGCTGCTACCAATATCATTCCATCCCAAGTAAGTATATTATCTGTATCCATGGGGGATAGGCGGTGGCTGAAAACTAGCCAAAAAAAAACATGGCTGCAAAAGGAAGGTTGACCTTCTTGATAAGGCCTCTAGGATCCAATACCCAAAATTCTCCCTCACCATCAATGGATATGTACTGTGCAATCCACCTCTTAGAGGGCTCTCTCATATCCCTGCTGTGCTGAAAAATGGCAACTCTTGACCACGTCCCACCTAGAGTCAAACTTTGGGGTTAGAAGAATCCTTGCTGATTCAACGGACCCATCGTACATGAATCGACAGATGGAAGTAGTAGAGATCTCCACTCGGGAGCCTCGAACTCGAACATTTCTGAGTGGGGCTTGTTTGGTGGGGTTTGAACGCCTATCCAAAGCACCTCGGGGAGCCACTACGTATGAGACGTAGAACTCTTGCACAATATACTCACTGTAGGCACCCACACTCCTCTCCATGCACGGACTGTGTGTAGGCTCCCTTTAAGAACTCACCAGTTAATTGTCAAAATCCGAGACATTACCCCCTTATCGTTTAGCAACTTGGTATCCCTATATACCTGGTACTAGCCATTGATGCACCACTGGTTAGGCTTATCAGCAACTGCTGTTAAGACCTCATGATGGGATGTAGAGTAGACTCCGAACTTTGGGCCTCATCTTACGAGGCATTGTGGGAAGACACTTTTGGGAGTGGCTCTTTATGATTCAGTAACGGAGGAAGTGGCCTCATTTGACCCTGTAGAGCTGGCTGACTCTGAACCTGAAGACTTATTGGATCCAGATGCTCCCTCAAAACCCGTTGACGACCTAGATGGTGtgtcggtcagtgtgcgcttGTCAtaagactgggaggcagtgacttcTCCAGGCGCCACCTTTTGGAGGGTGCCCCCAGTGGATCTAGAAGCTAGTGTAGGGGTCCGGGTGCTAGAGGGCACTTATTCTGGATCCTGCTCATCATACGACAAACCTATCAACCATCAGGAAGGATCCACAACCTTGGACCTCCCCCTAGAATTGACGATGCCCGGTTTTAGGGACATAACTACTTGAAAAAACAAGTAGTTAGTCTCAATGTATTCAAACTAAACaatcaaaatgatcaaaatagAGCCTGGATACACAATACCTAGAGCATTGCAGAATTGGAGACTTGGGAGATGGGCATTATCGATGGTCCATCGATAGTGTCCGTCGGTGGACACTTCACAAATTGGAGAAGTCGTCTGTTCACATTCCTCTGATTTAGAAACAACGTACGTGCAGAATGGTCGTGGATCAATCAATGAATCGTAGTACACTTCCATCGTTTGACACTTAGAATAATTCAGAAAATATCAGAAATCAAAGTTTCAGTCAGAAACAATGGACATCCAGAATGTCTTGTTGATTAATTGACGGACCGTAGTCCATTTCCGTCATTCCAAAGTTAAGCAAATTTAGATGTTAACCATTGAGGGACCccatcgacggtctgtcgatcAATCGAAGTTTTGTAGATGGGGTCTCGTTTTTTTGGTCATAGATAGTTTTTAATGAGTTGATTGTAACCGCACATGTGGACAACTTCAAGCACATCACAAGTTCACCCAACAtgtaataataagaataagaccAATTCATCATCCTTAGATCATGGATTCTACAAGACTATCAAGCCCTAAGTTAAAAAACaacaaacatattgaatttacTGTTTCCACCCCCAACCCATGCACTTTCTGCCATTCTAAGGGACATGGAACCCAATTTTAGCAAGTTTAACATGCAATTTCATCCTTAAGTCAAGACCCACATACAATTTATTTGATTCAACAAGTAAATGAATGAGAATTCATTAAGCATAAGAAAATGAAGTACCTGTAAATTTTAGTGGAGTGAATGAGTGGGTGATTTTGCAACACCAACCTGCGTGCCCGCCTTCAAACACCGAGCGGAGAACACACAAAAGAGCAAGAGTAAAAGTCGGGGGATCAGGTTTTTAGGATTTTTGGGGTTTGGGAGAGTTCgataattttctaaaaacaaGGTAGGAGTGATTGTGGGACTTAAGgaagaaaggagaaaataaggGGAAGAAACAGTTGGGAGAGAATTTGAAATGATTGTGGGGGTAACTGAATAGGTGTATTCTAATAGAGCTGGTCGGGTAGGGTCGGGTCACCAGTTTTTTCTGAATAGACGGTACCCCGTCGATGGTTCGTAAGTCAGTGGATGGACTGTCAGCTGTACCATTTATTTTGCCCtaactaaatataaattttaaaaacaaacctGGGATTTATGGACACCATTAACGGGCCGTCGATCAAACAACAGCCCATCGGTTGATCCGTAGATAAGTGCACCAGACCAATTTCTGCTGAATTCTTGTGGTTTGGTCCCTGCACATTGAGCACCCATTAAGCCATTCCTTTTTTGTATTTCTCTGAGCACTTTTTAGACACGGACCTTAAACTACTCTCTAACaaacatactaaaaaaattagcaCATGAAATTGAgtgaaacaaaacaaaacaacagAATGCAAAtattcctacaaagaaaagaaaaacctaatgatggctagaggatacaattgggttgcctcctaagaagcgcttgatttaacgttGTTCCATGACACAAgatccttgattactcagacttcatcaaggtgatatgcctcaaccacttcatgggCACTCTCCGTATGAATTGGTAGATCTTGATTATTTGCCCATTTACCGTGAACCTTGCACCCTCCTTGTTTTCCCGCTGAACCGCTACATGTGGAACACTTCAGTGATCAAGaatggaccagtccatttggacatGAGTTTTCCtagaaacaagcgcaacctagagtTAAACAGAACCACCTAGTCCCCAACCGCAAATTCGTGCCTCTCAATATTTTGATCATGGTACTTCTTCCTCTTATATTTGTAGAGGGATGAAGTTTCATGTTCTTTTAGGCGaaactcatcaagctcattcaagCCATTAAGTCTCTGTTCctcttcattattccaatccatCTTGAGTTTTTTCATCGCCCACATGGCGTTGTTCTCTAACTCAACTGGAAAGTGACAAGCCTGCCCATATACAAGTTTGTTTAGAGAAATAGCTATAGGGGTCTTGTATGCAGTTTGGTAAGCCCAAAGAGAAGTATCATGTCTCCTTGACCAATCGGTTCTATTAGCATTCATCGTTTTCGACAAGATCTACTTGATTTCTCTgttggacacctcaacttgcccactagtttgtgGATGGTACGGAGTGGTTACATTTTGGttaaccccatatttctccaatatcCCTTTGAACAAcctgttgcaaaagtgggatcccccatcatTAATAATGAAACTAGTTGTGCCAAATCTGGTGAGATGTTTTTTTCAAGAACACGGTGAAACTTTTCCCTTTATTGTTTGCAACTTCTATggcttccacccattttgaaACATAATATACCACCACCAGAATATATTTCACCCCATGAGAAATCACAAACGGGCCTATAAAATCGATGAACCATATATTAAACAACTATATCACTAGaatgtcctttttttttaaaggacTTTCGTACATTTCCTATGCACCAAACCTTGGGGAGGAAGTGCAGCAATTTAGCCCTACTCATTCCATTTCTCAAATGGATCTATTTAATTCACCTTCCTTGTCGGCTCCAACCCTAGGTCAGGATAATCAATCGCCCCTGATCCCAGAGATTCACCCTCCTTTTCTCGATGACGACATTCGTCGAGCGGAGCTCGCGAGTAGGTTAAGAACTATTTTATGGGGGAAAACTTATAGGGAAGAAATGATAGACTCCGTTGTTGATGCGCAAGTGCAGATTGAAAAACATATTCAAGCTGCACTTGTGGGACGGGACTATTTTGTTGAGTCTTTTTTTGCAAAGAGGCACCAGATCAGGGGGATCATCTTCTCCCCAATGGGAGAAGAGCTTAGTGAAAAGACTTACGCTTTGCTCCTGAAGGAGATTCTCCACTAGGGTAGAATGCATAGCCTTCAATTTCGGCGGTTTGAATGGGCCATAAAGGACTTTAATCTCTTTATTGAACTTGAAAGAGCATaaattcttcctttttttatcccaatttcccaCTCTTTCTGTGAGGCAAAACCTCATCACACTACATTACACTTCGACgatttaaagggagctcttACCTCTTCGAAATGTCTCCATCTCTTTGGAACTTATCACTTGCCTATgagaactcatgagcatcttggtgaaTGGTTGGCAAATAATACCATAGTGCAAAATCTTATGGGAAATTTTGATACTACTATGATACCCACCCGCAGGCCAGGAATGACATGCCTACAAAACACTTAACATCTCAACTTCCGTAACACAATTGCGAATAAACCCATCAGCCCAACTCCGTTATACATAAATCttatcccaaaagaactttttaacATCATCCATGAACCTTTTTCTTTGATggaaggacaagtctgatgggaCTATATTACTAGACAAATAATTGGCAAAATCGCTGAACCATGGGATCAACTCATGAGAAgcggccaatacatgctcatcagggaaggtatcatcaatgtcagccTTTTCACCTAGCTCTggcatagcttcatcctctaatcTCGACAACATGATTTTCACTCCCTTTATTATCtttcacctcaaaatcaaactcttgcaaTAGTAGCATCTGTCTAATCAATGTTGGattcgcatccttctttgccatcaaatacctcaaagcggagtggtcagtatgcactataactctcgTTCcaataaaataggagcaaatttttttaaaaacaaataccACCGCAAAGATCTATTGTTCAGTCATACTGTAGTTCTTTTGTGCTTAATTTAGGGCCTTACTAGCATAATTGAtagggtgaaggattttatccattctttgtcccaataccacaccaagagaaaccccactagcatcacacatcacctcaaatagCTTATGGAAAACAATTATGTGCACAGACACCAATTCTCTTTCAACTCTCCAAATGCCTTCAAaaaggattcatcaaaatggaATTCACATTCTTTCTCAAGTAACTTCACAGAGGATGTGCAATTTTGAGaaatccttaataaacctcCGGTAGAAGCCTGCATGCCCAggaaaacttctcacaccttttacagagatgggtggaggaagtctCTCAATAACCTCAACTTTTTCTCGATTAACCTCTATCCCTTCTCTGAGATGCAATGTCTTGATACagtaccttctttcaccatgaagtgaaatttttcctaattgAGCACAAGGTTGTAATCTTCACATCTTAACCTCGGAAAAGTGACTCAAACAATGATTAAAAGAGTCGCCAACAACTGAAaagtcatccataaacacctcaatagtgtcctccaccatatcagaGAATATCGATATCACACATCTCTAAAAAGTTGCTGGTGCATTACACAACCCAGAAGGCATCCTCTTGACtgcaaaaatattataaggaaaagtaaaggtggttttctGTTGATCCTCCGGTGCAATACAGAGTTGATTGTAAcccgaataaccatcaagaaaacaataccatcTTTTTCCAACGAGTCTAtctaacatctgatccatgaaagGCATAGGGAAATGGTCCTTCTCAATCCATGCATTCAACTTCTGGTAGTCTATACAAACTCTTCATCAGGTCACTGgcctcattggaacaagctcattcttCTCATCAGGAACCACTGTCTTTTACCCTCTTTTGGGCACACACTGAACatggcatacccaactactatttGCGATAGGATATATGAATTTTACATCTAATAACTTAATAATCTTCtttttcactacctcttgcataggtggattcaaACGTCTTGGGTGCTTAATATTTGTCTTGTGGTCGGGcatgagttttattttttatgaacaaaTACTGAgtgggatcccaataatgtccacGATAGTCCAACCAATGTCTCGTTTGAACCTCTTTAACACTCCTACCAGACACTCTACTTGTTCCATAATCAGATGCAATAGATACCGGCAAAGTGTTATCTCTTCCCAAGAATACTTACCTCAAATGAGGTGGTAGAAccttaagctctaattttgGGGCCTCCTCAATAGATGGTTTCCTGGGTGGGGAGTCGTGATGCTTCATATCTACCTCCAATTTCTTGGGTTTGAACCAAAATTCAACTCGATCAAGTGCCGCAACCAATGACCCATATTATTCAATAccatcactctcaaaattcatgatcattgCTTCTAGTGCCTTAACACAAAGGCACTCTTCAATTTGTACCTTAGACGTACTACCCTGTAGGATATAATAGATACCGTTTGGAGCTCACCTCTCTGTTTCATGGACCTTTAAATATTCAAAGttacttcttcattgtttatCCTAAACTTCATCTTCCCTTTTTCCATATCAAACAAGGCGCGACAAGTAGCAAGGAacggcctcccaagaataataatcacctcaaaatccacctcacaatcaagaatcatAAAATCGGACAGGAATACAAAAAACTTCACCTTTACAAACACATCATGGAGGATCCCAATAGGCCTCTTCAtattcgatcggccatcagtaacAGCATCGCAGTGGTCTTTGGGTCACCCAACCCAGtttttttctaaatggagagaggcatgagatttattctTACACTAAGATAACATAGTGCTTTAGCAAAGTGGAACAAACCGATtatacatggaatagtgaaagtGCTCggatcttatttcttttgcacAAGAGACCTTATAGCAATCTCACTATAATGTTGCATTTGGTCTTCATCCTAAAAACTTACCAATTTCTTATTTgtaaccatatctttcataaacttgacataaccgggcatttttcaataacttctatcaaagggacattgatggaaagttgtttcaacatagtaATGAAACGCCGATATTTATCATTCTTAGTCTTCTTCACCAATCTTTGCGCcaatggtggtggtggtctaggaaaAGGGATTACTGTTTTGGGTATCTCTTCTTCATTCACTACTTTGTCTACCAACTCACCACTAGCTTCCACTACCTCATTATGTTTTCTCACATCATCTTCTACTACAAAcgacataggtggatcaatggtttgcttaccccATCGTGTAGTGACTGTCATGCATTGTCTATcactttttggattttgaatggTATTGATAAGAAGAGTACCCGGTTGACATGGGTTCACAAAAGTAAACAATTGGGTCATTTGaaactcaagatgcttgattgaGAGTGCATGTCCATCCACCTTTTTCCCGATATTATCCAAATCACCTCCTAACTCCTTGGCGTGCttatcactagcatcaaacctcctcatcatcttTTGTAACATATCTTCAACTCgcaccatactatctccaccaacCCTAGGAGCAACTTCCATATTTTGAGGAGGAACGTACAGACCACTTCGATCTTTTCTATTATTATAGTTACCCCAATTAAAGTTGTTGTCATAGTTGTAGATTCCATGTCAAAAATAATGACCCTCTCTTTAGTAATTCCCATAGTTCAGACCTTGATTTCcatgaccttggcgccaattctcctgattggagCCTTCGGCGTTTGGTCAGGAACCCCCCATCTGATCATTCACTGCATAAGAGTCCTCTTCATAGTAGTAGTCATCCGTTGGCTGTGGTGGTATAGTCAAATTATTCACCGCATTTACTTTCCCTACACCCCAATGACATGTTTCAATACCAACCcgagctcagttctcatttgagtcATCTCTTGACGAATCTTATCTGTCGCCGGGTTATGTGTAGCTTGCATTGCTAAGGTGTTACTCTCTCTGTACGACTTTCCAGTGCTCCTATCCTTATTATTGTGAGagattttcttcaacttttctGCGATCTTTGAACATGTGCACtcaccataagaaccacccgcaatAGAATCAAGCattgctttattattattattttgcccccagtagaagtactctttcaacgactcatcatcaatatggtggTTTGGGACACTTCTTACAAATGAGGTGAATATATCCTAAGAGCTACTCACCGACTCCCTAGGAAATACTACAAGTACCGTGCTAGGAACACATATCTCAACTGGTCCCAAGGATAGATCGAATTATAGGGAAACTTAGTGAACCATGTTGCAGCCTCTCTGGTAAGTGAGAGGGGGAACACTCTTAACCTGATGACGTCCATGTCTAAGTTTGGAATCTCTACACAATTCTTACACACCGATCTCAGTTTTGTgatgtgagcatgtggatcctcagatggTAGCcccgaaaacaaacctctggcagtgagcatctGCATCAAGATACTAGTTACCATGAATGTGTGACCCTGTGGTAGAGAAGGTAGGACAAGAGGCCCCTCAGAGTCATTGATGTTAATGTTTCCCCTATAGAACCTTGAGGGCGTGGGACGGGAGGTTGCCTCCTCAAAGCACCATCACCAGGGTTCTCTACAATCTCTTGGCTGTGAGCATCAACCCGTGGACGAAGCAGACAGTTGATCCCATCACTTAGATTTGCGAGTTTCTGTTGATCATTCATTTTGTGAGTGTCTGGTTAAGTTTAAGATCGAATGAAAGCATCGGTTCTCCTCATCTCCGTGTACTAGGCATACACTAGAGCTAGACCAGAGACAAACAAAaccaaaagaataaaataaaattaggaaattgttgactaaCATTTAGTAAttgcttttaaaaataatctaaaactCACTTTTCCCGGCagcggcaccaaaatttgatacgctcaaattacacttccctaaagaagtataagcggtcgtatcaagtaaggaacccaactattaggttggggtcgatccctcgaggaaaatgatttagacttaactttaatgtaCAATTACCTccatttagtcaagtcctttcaaaataatatttattaaagggGGGGTTGTCAAACAAAAGAATTGTAATATTGCGAAATTAAACAATTAGCTAGAGTGTATTattggtgtttatcaagttgtgagagaaactagggtgtaagtgttccccataggttcataacgcgaTAATCATAGCTATAATAATTCTCTTCTAGTGTTTTGcatgaaaagtgataagttatgtatctctaagtCCTTCGTCTGATATTAAAAGACTTTTACCACGTACCTTGGTTTGCTACGTGAATCtaagttactaacccttacatttacttcatattacgcatcatattcgatatatgacttagttattacttcgcacccGTCAAAACTAGCCTATTAAATACTATCCACTGAATGtatttcaataattcttttcctattaaatgCCACCTTGGTATGGCAAGTAGCAATGAGGCgggttctaacgcgtgcactcgttaaaaagactacTAAATGAAAACAATTtcaatgcatgcaataaccaattgataattaatatttagcTAGGTTTATTTTGGTAATCAACCATGGTCCCCACAATcgtagttgtggatttagttacccattcTTAGAAGaaaacaattcataattgataaataataaatcatgaacttactttgacaaattcaaagaaaatccagaaattcaaccTGAAATCACACAATTATATTAAAAACCCAATTCGGAAATTTGAATTATTGCCTAAATTGCAAAACCAAATGTCCAAGAATAAAAGTATGAAACTAGTAAAAAAAtacaaccccaaaaatgaggtttttcacccttttttataataaaaaagagtcctaaattaaaagaaattaaaataaggaatgTTTGTCCAAAACGCGACTTCAATCGACAACCCCCAGGATGGTCCGTCGATCAAATGATGATCCGTTGACTACCTCCAT
This DNA window, taken from Solanum lycopersicum chromosome 5, SLM_r2.1, encodes the following:
- the LOC138348826 gene encoding uncharacterized protein; this translates as MNANRTDWSRRHDTSLWAYQTAYKTPIAISLNKLVYGQACHFPVELENNAMWAMKKLKMDWNNEEEQRLNGLNELDEFRLKEHETSSLYKYKRKKYHDQNIERHEFAVGD